The Armatimonadota bacterium nucleotide sequence GGTGGCGGGCCATGTTCGTGGTGCCGCGCCGGGCGTTGCTCCCGGTGATCCGTCCCCAATGACCGGCCGGGTGCGCTTCCTGGTTCTGGCGCGGCGCGCCTACTCGGAGGCGCTTGAGTATCACGGGGTGCTGGAGGTGCCCGCGGGTGAGGACGCCGCCCGGCTGGCCCGGGAGCGGTTCGGCTCCGACTGGCTGGAACTGGTGCTGGCACCGGATGCGGCGGTGCACTGGGTTATCGGGCCGCCGGCTCTGGAGCCGACCGCATGAACCACGAGGTCACCTCCGCCCCCGAGCTGGCGCTGCCGGCGCTGGTCAACCTCATCGTGGTCCTGGCGGATACCAAGTACTTCCTGGGGCGACGCCTCTCCGAGTGGGCGCCGGCCGCGCCGTTTCTGGAAGCGTCGGTGGCGTGCGCCGCCATCGCCCAGGAGGACCTGGGGCACTCGCGGGCCATCTATCCGCTACTGGAGGATCTGGCGTACCCCAACCGGCCCGCGCCCCTGGAGCGCGAGACCGACCGCGACCGCCGTTTCTGCGTGCGCTTCCTGGATGCGCCGTTTCCCACCTGGTCTCACGTAGTGGCCGCCGCTGTCCTGGTGGACACGGCGGTCACCACCATGTTTGAGGCGTTGGTGGCTTCTCGTCACGAGGCGCTGGCCAGCCGCGTACGGCGCGCGCTGGAGGAGGAGCGCGCGCACCTGGGCTACGCGGAGAGCCTGGTCCGCCGGCTGGCGGCGATCCCCGGGGGAGCGGCGGCCCTGCAGGCGCGCGTGGACGAGGCACTGACAGAGATGCTGTGCTGGTACGGACCGACCGGGGAGGCGGGCGTGGAGATGCTGCGGAGCCAGGGTTTCCTTGCCGCTGCCAACGACGCTCTCCGCCAGGCGTACCTCCGCCGGGTGGCGCCGCTGCTGCTGGAGGTGGGCGTGCATCTCCCGGTGCGGTGGAATCTCGAGGAGGGCAGCTGGGAGGTGCCGCCGCTCCCGTGGGAAAGGTGGAACGCGACACAGCGCCGGCTCGAGGCCTGACCCGCCCGGGCGCGCCCCCCGGGGACGGGCCGCGGTGCCCCTGGTGCCAGTCGACGGACGTGGAGCGGGTCGGTGCCTTCGGACCGCAGCTGATGTCCGAGCAGTACCTGTGCCGCGCCTGCCACAGTCCTTTCGAGCGGATCCGCCGATAGGGGCGGTCGCGAGCGGCGGGGGCAGGTGCCGGGCCTCGAACGGTGGGGACGAGGAGGTCTGGCCATGGCGTTGCTGGTAATCAACGGTGAGATGGTCCCGGCCAGAAGCGGCCAGCAGATGCCGGTGCTGAACCCGGCCACCGAGGAGGTGGTCGACACCGTGCCCAGGGCCGGGCCCGAGGACGTCGACGCCGCGGTGGCGGCGGCGCGGCGGGCGTTCGACACCTGGGCGAAGACCGACCCGGACGAGCGCGCCCACAAGATCCGCGAGGGCCTGGCCCGGGTCCGGGCCCACGCTCCGGAGGTGGCCGACCTCCTGGTGCGTGAGCAGGGGAAGCCGCTGCATGAGGCCAGCGGCGAGCTCACCCACTTTCTCCACGGGATGGAGTTCTACGCGGACCTGGCCAGCAAGCAACGCGGGGTCTATGCTCCCCTGCCGTCGGCGTTGGGCAGGGCCTACGGCCTGGTGATCCGCCGGCCCGTGGGGATCTGCGCCGCCATCGTGCCGTGGAACTTCCCGCTCACGCTGATGGGTACCAAGATCGGCCCGGCGCTGGCGGCCGGCAACACCGTAGTGATCAAGCCGGCGAGCACTACCCCACTGGCGACGCTGCGCGTCATCGGTCTGATGAACGAGGTGCTGCCGGCCGGCGTCCTCAACGTGATTACAGGCCCCGGCCCGCTGGTAGGTGAGGCGCTGGCGGGGCATCCAGATGTGCGACGTGTGGCCTTCACCGGGCAGACCACCACCGGCCGGCGGATCATGGAGGTGGCCGGGCCGTCGTTCAAACGCGTGACGCTGGAGCTGGGTGGCTCCGACCCGGTCATCGTCTGCGCGGACGCCGACCTGGACAAGGCCGTCCGCGGCGTGCTGATCGGTCGCTTCTGGAACTGCGGTCAGGCGTGTCTGGCGGCCAAGCGAGTCTACGTCTTCGCCGAGGTCTACCAGGCCTTCCTGGAAAAGCTCCTCGCCGGTGTGGCGCGCTATGAGCCGGGGGAGGGATGGGTGAAGGCGGAACGGCCCCGGATCCGCCTGGGTCCCCTGCACACCGCCGAACAGCGTCAGGAGATCGTCGAGCAACTCCAGGATGCCCTGGGCCGGGGCGCCCGGGTGGCCTATGGGGGCGCGGTGCCCGAGGGGCGCGACAAAGGGTACTTCTTCACGCCCACCGTGGTCACCGGGGCGCCGCACGACAGCCGGGTGGTTCAGGAGGAGACATTCGGGCCGCTCCTGCCGGTGTTCAAAGTCTCGGGCATCGATGAGGCGATCCGGCTGGCCAACGACTCGGTCTACGGTCTGGGCTCGTCTATCTGGACCTACAACGTCCGGTGGATCCACCGGGCGGCCCAGGAGATCGAGGCCGGAATGACCTGGGTGAATCAGGTCCACTATGGGTACGACGAACTGCCGTTCGGCGGGGTGAAGGCGTCGGGGATCGGACGCGAGCACGGCATCGAGGCCATGGACTACTACGTCGAGGGCAAGTCGGTGGTCGTCGGCGACCTGGAATAGTTCGTGCCGCCGCATCGTCCCTCGACGATCAGGAGGGGAAGGATGGCCGTCGAGTACACGCGCGAAGGGTCGGTGGGGTTCATCACCCTCAACCGCCCGCCCGCCAACTCCTACGAGATCACCTTCATGGAGGAGCTGGAGCGGGCCATTCGGGCGGCCGCCGAGGATGCCGGGGCCCGGGCGGTGGTCGTCCGCAGCGCGCTGGAGAAGTTCTTCTGCGCCGGTGCCGACATCAAAGCCTTCGGCGAGAACACCCCCGAACAGAACATGGCGATGTGCCGCCTGGCCCACCGCGCGCTGGCCCGCATTGCCGCCGTTCCCAAGGTCTTCATCGCCCAGATCGCCGGGCACGCGCTGGGGGGAGGCCTGGAGATAGCCCTGGCCTGCGACCTGCGCTTCGGCGCCGACGGCACCTACAGCCTGGGCGTCCCCGAGGCGACCCTGGGACTGCTGCCCGGCAACGGCGGCACGCAGCGCCTGCCGCGTCTGATCGGCTGGAGCCGGGCGCTGGACCTGATGATCACCGGCCGGCGCATCTCACCCGGAGAAGCGCAGGCCCTGGGGATCCTGGACCGGGTGTTTCCTCCTGACCGTCTCGACGCCGAGACCCTCGCCTACGCCCAGGCGCTGACCGAAGGCTCCGCCTCGGCGATCGGGGCCATCAAGCTGGCCGTGCACCAGGGGCGGGAACGGCCGCTGGACGACGGGCTGCGCATCGAGCGTGAGCTGCTGGACGGCCTCTTCCGCAGTCCGGACGGCCAGGAGGGGGTGCGCGCGTTCATTGAAAGACGCAAGCCACAGTTCGCTCCGATAGTGGAACCGGCAGATCTGCAGAGGGGGTGAGGAGTGCCATGCGGACCATGATTGCGGCCGCCGCCATCCTGACGCTCTTGGCGGCGACCCTGGGGCCGGCCGCGGCGCAGCCGCAGCCGGTGCGGATCGCCTTTCTCAGTTCGCTCAGCGGTCCATTCGCCTTCTGGGGCGTCAACGCCCGGGACGGCATGAAGATGGCCGTCGCGGAGGTGAACGCCGGCGGCGGGGTGCTGGGGCGGCCACTCGAGCTGGTGGAACGGGACGACCGGAACAACCCGGCGGAGGCCATCACGGCCTTTCGGTCCCTGGTGGAGCGGGACCGGATTGTCGCGGCCGGAGGGGTGATCTCCAGCGATGTGGCCCTGGCCGCAGCTCGCGAGGCCGAGAGCCTGCGCGTTCCTCTCTTTCTGACCATGGCCGGCTCCCACGCCATCCTCACCCGCCGGACCCGGTTCACCTTCCGGACGTGCCTGGTGGCCGCGCCGATGTACGTCCAGGCCATCGCGGGGATGGTGCAGCGAGAAAAGTACACGCGTGTGGGAGCCATCGTCGCCGACTATGCCTGGGGACACTCCATCCGGGAGGCGTTTGAGCGGTATGTGGCTCCCCTGCCCGGCGTCCGCACGCAGCAGGAGGTCGCGCCGGTGGTTACGCCTGACTTCACGCCATACCTGCGGCGGCTCCAGCCGCTGAATCCTCAGCTGCTGGTGGCGGCGGGCCATCCTCCGGGCAACCCCACCATTGTCCGCCAAATGTGGGAGCTCGGCATGACGGCGCCGGTGATCGGCTCCGTGTTGCCGCCGGAGTTGATGGTGCAGCGGGCGGGGGACGCCGTCTACGGCCGCTTCCAGGACTACTCCTGCGTCGACTTTCAGAACCCTACCTGGGCGCGTCTCGCCGCCAGGTTCCACACCGAGTACAAGCGCTACTTCGACAACAGCGCGCTCTCCGGGTATGTCATCGTCAAGATGGTGGCGGACGCCGCCCGGCGGGCGAAGAGCACGGACCCGCCGGTACTCGCGGACACGATTCGCAAGGGGCGCTTCATCCAGGCCGGCCACGGCTGGCCCCTCTCCTATACTGAATGGGGAGAGATGAAGGAAGCTCGCCCGATCATCTTTGTCATCGAGCGTGGGGAGGCCCCCGGCGGTGCCAACCCCGGCGCGGGCTGGTTCCAGAAGTGGCTGTTCCGTCCCCCGGCCGTCGAGCCGTATGTCCCCGCAGAGTGACGGACCGTTCCTGGAGTGCCACCGGCTCACCAAGATGTTCGGGGGCATGGTGGCGGTGGCGGAGGTGAGCTTAGCGGTCTCTCCCCGGAGCATCGTGGGGCTTATCGGCCCCAACGGGGCCGGGAAGACTACCGTGCTCAACCTGATCAGCGGTGTCCTCCGTCCCAATGCCGGTACCGTCCGGCTGCGCGGACGGGACATCACCGGGCTCGCCCCCCACGCCGTGGCGCGGCTGGGCGTGGGACGTGTGCTCCAGATCCCCCGGCTCTTCCCGGGGATGACCGTGCTGGAGAACGTGACGGTGGGGGCGCTGTTCGGCGACGGATCTCCTCGGCGGTCTCAAGCAGAGGCCCGGCGCCAGGCCCAGGAGACCCTGGCCCTGGTGGGACTGGAGGACAAACAGGACCAGCCCGTCGCCAGGCTAACATTACAGGAGAAGAAACTGGTGGACCTGGCCCGCGCCCTGGCGGCTCGGCCCCAGTTGATCCTGATCGACGAGGTGATGAGCGGACTCAACCCGGGGGAGGTCGAGGAGTGCGTGCAGTTGCTCCGCCGCGTGCGGGATGAGCGGCACGTGGCCATTATCTGGGTGGAGCACGTGATGAAAGCCATCATGAGCGCCGCCGAGCGCGTCTTCGTCCTGAACTACGGTCGGTTGATCGCCGCGGGCACGCCCGATGTCATCGCCAGGGACCCGGCCGTCATCCAGGCGTACCTGGGTGTGACGGAACCGGCGCAGCGGGGAGGGCCAAGCCGCTAGGTGTATGCTGTCCGTTGAGGGATTGGCGACGGCCTACGACGACATCCCCATCCTGCGGGACGTCAGCCTGAAGGTCCGGCGGGGCGAGGCTGTGGGGGTGATCGGCCCCAACGGGGCGGGCAAGACTACCCTCCTGCGCACCATTGCCGGACTGGTGCGGCCGCGTGCCGGGAGCATCGCCTGGGAAGGCCTGCGGCTGGACGAGCTGCCAGCGCACGTGGTGGCGCGGCTCGGCATCGTGTACGTGCCGGCCGAGCGCGAGCTGTTCCCGCAGATGACGGTCCTGGAGCACCTCCGGCTGGGAACCTACCCGCACCCCGCCGGCTTCAAGGCCCGCGTCGAGTTCGTCTACGACCTGTTCCCGCGACTGGCGGAGCGCCGCCACCAGCGGGCGGGGACCCTGAGCGGCGGAGAACAGCAGATGCTGGCCATCGCCCGCGGCGTAATGATGCAGCCCCAGGTCCTGCTCCTCGACGAGCCCTCCACGGGCCTGGCCCCCCTGCTGGTGGCGGAACTATACCACCAGCTCGGCCGGCTGCGTGACGCCGGCCTCACCGTCCTGCTGGCCGAGCAGCAGGTGCCGCGGGCGCTGGAATTCTGCGAGCGCCTGTACGTGCTGGAGAACGGAGAGGTGGTTCTGGCGGGGGCCCCGGACGACCTCCTGGCAGACTCCGCGCTGAAGCGCGCCTACCTGGGGGTGGCCTGACGGTGGGCGCGACGGTGGCGTCGCGGCCGTGGTGATCGCCGTCCTGATCGACGGGATGGTGCAGGGGCTACAGCTGGGGCTACTCGGGGTCGGCATCACCCTGGTCTACGGCCTGGGCGGCGTGCTGAACCTGGCCCACGGGCAGCTGGCCGTGACCACGGGGGTAGCGGCGGCCCTGCTCATCGGCGCTGGCCTCCATCCCGCGCCCGCCGCCATGCTCGGGGTCCTGGGCGCCGGTCTGCTGGGTGTGGTCATGGATCGGACGCTGTTGCGACCTGCGTACCGTCGCCGGGGGGAAGAGCGGCTCCTGCTGGCGCTTATCCTGACCCTGGGCTTCGCCTTCGTCGTCGACGGCTTCCTGGCCTATCGCTATCCGAGCGTGGCGCTGACGCTGCGGCTGCCGGCCCCCGCCGTGGTCCTGGCAGGGGTGCGCATCCGCACGGTCAGCCTGGCGGTGGCAGGTCTGGGGCTGGCGGCCTTTGTCCTCCTGGGCCTGTTCCTGCGGAGCACGCTCCTGGGAAGCGCGGTGCGCTCCATCATGCAGAACGAGACGGGCGCGGTCCTGTGCGGCATCGACGTGGACCGGGCGCGCACCATCGTCGTCGGCCTGAGCGCCCTCCTGGCGGGGCTGGCCGGTCTGGCCCAGGGGCTCTTCTCGCACGTGGGGCCGGAGATGGGGCCGGAGTTCACCGTCCTGGCCCTCATCGTTGCGGTTGTCGGTGGGGTGCGCAGCCTGACCGGTACCTTCGTCGCCGGCCTGCTCCTTGGCCTGGTGAATGCCTTTTCCAGCTTCTACGTGGGGACATATCTCACGTGGATCCTGCTCCTCCTGGCGGCTCTGCTCACCCTGCTGGTGCGCCCCGAGGGCCTGCTGGCCTACTGGACATGAGGGAACGACCGCGCTCCAGACGGATGATACCGGTCCTGGTAACGGGGGCGGTCCTGGCCCTCCTCCCGTGGGTCTTCGGCACTGGCGGCTACTCTCTGCGCATCACCACCCTGATGCTGGTCATGATCATCTACACCGTAGCATTCAACATCATCTTCGGACACACCAGACAGCTCTTTCTCTGCCTGGGCGCCCTGGCCGGACTCTCCGCCTACCTGTCGGTGATTCTGGTGCGGGAAGCGCGGCTGGCCCCGGCGGCGGGCATTGCCCTGGGCACTCTGGGGGCTGGCACGCTGGGCGCGTTACTCAGCTACGTGGCCGCCCGCCGGGGGCTCGGGGTAATCTTCGCGGGCATCGTGACCCTGGTGGTGTCACTCATCTTCCAGAACCTCCTCCTGGGGCTCCGGCGGTACACGAACGGCGAAACCGGGATCGTCACCCAGGGGCTGGGGGTTGGTCTAGCCGGATACCCGGTGGTCGCGTACTACGCCCTCCTGGCCCTCCTGGTCCTGGCCCTGGGGGTGTACCGGTGGCTCATGGACGGCCGGCCCGGGCTGGCCTTCGGCGCGCTCAGCGAGGACGAGCTGACCGCGGAGCTGGCCGGGATCGACGTGACGCGCTACAAGGTGCTGGCGGCCGCGGTGGGATCGGGCCTGATCGGCCTGGCCGGAGCCCTGTTCGCCGACTTCAACGGGTTCATCAGTCCCAGCATCTTCTCCCTGGCGCACATCGACATCGTGGTCCTTATCGCCCTGCTGTTGGGCGGGATGCGGACGCTGCTTGGGCCTGTCATCGGTGCCGCCGCCTTCACCCTTATCGACGAGCTTGTGCGACCGTTCGGGCAGGCCACGGTGCTGGCGTACGGCGTTCTGCTGATCGTTCTTTTCCTGGCGTTTCGGCAGGGACTGGTACCGTTCGTGCGTCGCCTGGCCCGCGTGCCTGTGCCCTGAGCAGCCGGCCGGGTTGCGGTGCCCCTGGAGGCGTGGGATGGCTGAGATGTTCATCGACGGGCAGAGCGTCTCGTTCGCCGGGCTTGACCGGCTGGCCGTGACGAACCCGGCCAGCGGCGAGGTCATCGACACCGTGCCCCGGGGCGGATCCTCCGAGGTCGACGCGGCCGTCAACGCCGCGGCCACGGCTTTTCCCGCCTGGCGCGACCTCCCCGCCGCCCGCCGCGGGGAGCTCGTGGCCGCCGCGGCGCGCGCCGTCCTGGGGCGGCTGGACGAGCTGGCCCCGCTGCTCGTGGCCGAGCAGGGCAAACCCCTCCGCGAGGCCCGTCTGGAGATCCGGCGCTTCGTGCACACGCTGGAGTACTACGCCGGCCTGGCCAAGAACCTCCGGGGCGGATACGTACCCAACCTCGACCAGGGCGCCTACGGAATGATCCTCAAGCAGCCCATGGGTGTGGTGGCCGCCATCGTCCCCTGGAACTTCCCGGTGTCGCTGCTGGGCAACAAGCTGGGCCCCGCCCTGGTGGCCGGCAATACCGTTGTGGCCAAGCCGGCGGAGACCACCCCGCTCGCCACCCTGCGCGTGGCGGCCATCATGCACGCCGCTGGTGTGCCCTCCGGGGTGTTCAACGTCGTGACCGGTCGGGGCTCCGAGGCCGGCCGGGCGCTGGTGGAACACCCCCGGGTGCGCAAGGTGGCGTTCACCGGCTCCACGCCCGTGGGCAGGGAGATCCTGGCCCGCGCGGCGGCCGACCTCAAGCGCGTCACGCTGGAACTCGGCGGCTCCGATCCCATGATCGTCTGCGACGACGCCGATCTGGAGACCGCCGCCGGCGCGGCCAGCGTGGGGCGCTTCTTCAATTGCGGGCAGGCCTGCCTGGCGGTGAAGCGGCTCTACGTCTTCGAGCGCGTGGCCGACGAGTTCCTCCGCCACCTGCAGGCCCGCGTCGGCAGGTTGCGTCTGGGGCCGGGCGACGCCGAGGGGGTCCTGATCGGGCCGCTACACACCGCACAAGGGCGCGAGACCATCGAGGCCCAGGTGGCCGACGCCCTGGCTGGCGGCGCCAGGGTCCTGCTGGGCGCCAGGCGTCCCGCCGGGGCGACCTTCGCCCGCGGCTTCTTCTACGAGCCCACGGTGCTGCTGGAGCCCGCGCCCGATGCCCGCGTGGCCCGCGAGGAGGTCTTTGGTCCCGTGCTGCCCGTCTGGCGCGTGCGCGACCTGGATGACGCCATCCGCCGGGCCAACGACTCGATCTACGGGCTGGGGTCGTCTATCTGGACCCGCGACCTGGACCGCGCCTCGTATGCCGCCGAGCGGCTGGAGGCGGGGTGGACCTGGATCAACTCGCCGCCCAAGATCTATGACGAACTCCCCCACGGCGGAGTCAAGCAGAGCGGGATCGGCAAGGAGCACGGCAGCGAAGCCCTCGATTACTATATGGAGACAAAGTCGGTGGTGGTGCGCAGGTCCTCGTGAGGGGAGGGGGCGCGGATGGTGGAGGTACCGTTGCAGTACAATGCCTCGCTTGTGCTGGACCGCAACGTGGAAGCGGGGCGGGCCGGCAAGGTGGCCATCAGGTGCGGGGACGAGCAGGTCACCTACGGAGACCTGCTGGCACGGGTCTGCCGGTGCGGTAGCGCCTTGCAGCGGCTGGGGGTGCGGCGGGAGGAGCGGGTGGTCATGGTGCTCAACGACACGCCCGCCTTCCCCACGGTCTTCTACGGCGCGCTACGCATCGGCGCGGTGCCGGTGCCGACCAACCCGCTGCTGCGGTGGGAAGATCACCGCTACTTCATCCAGGACAGCTATGCCCGGGTGGTGGTGACGGACCTGGAGCACCTGGAGAAGGTCCGGCAGGCCGCCGAAGGCGTCGCCGACCCGGTCACGCTTGTCGTGGCCAACGGCCGGGCGGAGGGGGCGCTGGCGCTGGACGACCTGCTGGCCTCAGGCCTGCCCGACCTGGCGCCCGCCTCCACCCACCGCGACGACATGGCCTTCATCCTCTACAGTTCCGGCAGTACCGGACTCCCCAAGGGCGTGGTGCACCTGCACCACGACATCCCCTACACGTGTGAGACCTACGCCCGGCACGTACTGCAACTCACCGACGCCGACATCACCTACTCCGCGGCCAAACTCTTCCACGCCTACGGCCTGGGCAACAACATGACCTTCCCCTACTGGGCGGGTGCGGCCACGGTCCTGGTGCCGGGGCGCCCGGCTCCCCAGCCGGTGCTGGAGACAATACAGCGGTTCCGGCCCACGGTGTTCTTCGGGGTACCCACCCTGTACAACGCCATCCTCAACTTCCCCGACTGCACGCGCTACGACCTCTCGTCGCTGCGACTGTGTGTCTCGGCGGCCGAGGCCCTCCCGGCCGAGATCTGGCGGCGGTGGAAGGAGACGTTCGGGCTGGTCATTCTCGACGGCATCGGCACCACCGAGATGCTGCACATCTTCGCCTCCAACACCCGGGAGGCGCTCCGCCCCGGCTCCAGCGGGAAGCCGGTGCCGGGCTACGAGGTCAAGATCGTGGATGATGAGGGGCGGCCGGTGCCGCCCGGCGGCGCTGGCCACCTGATGGTCAAGGGGGACTCGGCGGCGCCCTACTACTGGCACTTCCACGAGAAGTCCAAGGCCACCATGGTCGGTGAGTGGATGCGCACCGGTGACTGGTACCGGATGGACCGGGAAGGCTTCCTCTGGTACGAAGGCCGCTCGGACGACATGCTGAAGGTCGGGGGCCTGTGGGTCTCCCCCATCGAGGTGGAGAACAGCCTGATCGAGCACCCGGCGGTGCGGGAGGCCGCGGTGGTGGGGATCGAGGTCGAGGGCCTGACCAAGATGAAGGCCTTCGTCATTCTGCGGGAGGGGTTTGTGGGGTCGGCGGCGCTGGCGGCGGAGCTGCAGGAGTGGTGTAAGACGAAGCTGGAGCGGTATGAGTACCCGCAGTTCGTGGAGTTCGTGGCCGACCTGCCCAGGACGGTGACGGGGAAGATCCAGCGATTCAAGCTACGGCAGGCCCACCCCACGCCGGCCTCGTCGTAGGTCTGGCGGCCCGCCGCGGTGCGGGCGCCCGGCCCGGAGCTGAGCGATGCCGTATGCCCATTCAATAAGCTCATGAGCCTGGCCGAGGCCATCGCCCGGTTCGTCCCTGACGGCGTCGCGGTGGCCATGGTCACCTCCCTGGAGTCGCTGATCCCGTTTGGGGCCGGCCATGAGATCATCCGCCAGCGCCGGCGCGATCTGACCCTGACTGGGCCCATCTTCGACATCGTGGTGGATCAGCTCATCGGCGCCGGCTGCGTCTCCCGGGTCGGGCCGCCTGGGTCGGCAACGTGAGCGCCGGATTGGGCCATGCCTACCGCCGCGCGGTGGTATCCGGGATTCCTCGCCCGCTTGCCGAGGTGGATCGCCCCGGGAACGTGAATTCGTCCTACGGGACGGGTTAGCCGGAACCGCATCCTGAGCGCCAGCCGCCGGGCGGGGCCTTCCCGGCAGGAGGAGGGGTGTCCGCTGGCGAATCCGGGTGCTGTTCGACAGACCGAAACAGGTTCACAGTTATGAACACGGTCCCCGCCGCCAGCTCGGGCCGGCCGAGAGCGCCCCGCCTGGTGCCCGCAGTGGACCGGGCCGTGCGGGTGCTGCGCGCCCTGGCCGCGGACGGCGCGTCGCCCCGCCTCTCCGATCTGAGCCAGGCACTGGGCGTGAGCAAGAGTTCCCTCTCGGGCCTTTTGGCCACCCTCGAGCACCACGGCCTGGTCGAGCGCGACGCCGAGTCGCGCGTCTACCGGCTGGGCGGGGCGCTGATGGAGCTTGGGAGCGCGGCCCAGCGGGAGCTCGATCTCGCCCGCGCCGCCCGCCGTCCGCTGGAGCGCCTCCGCGATACCGTGGGCGAGACCGCCGTGCTACACGTCCCCGCCGGTGACGGGGCCGTCATCGTCGCCCGCGCCGAGTCTCGCCACGACCTTAAGGTCGTGGCGCCGCTGGGGCACCGGCTGCCGCCGCTGGCGGGCGCCGTGGCCAAGGTGCTCCTGGCGCACCGCCCGGAGGCCGACCTCGCCCCGCTGCTGCGTGGGGGGCTCCCCGCGTTTACCCGGCGCAGCGTGACCGACCCGCAGCGTTACTTGGAGGAACTGCGCCGGGTGCGCCGTCGGGGCTATGCGCTCGACGACGAAGAGTACCTGCCCGGGGTATGCGCGCTCTCCGCCCCCGTGTACGACGTGCTCGGCCGGCTGGCGGGCACGGTGACCGTGGTGGGGTCCAGTGCGCGGCTCAGCCGCTCACGGCTCCGGGCGGCG carries:
- a CDS encoding Phenylacetic acid catabolic protein, with protein sequence MNHEVTSAPELALPALVNLIVVLADTKYFLGRRLSEWAPAAPFLEASVACAAIAQEDLGHSRAIYPLLEDLAYPNRPAPLERETDRDRRFCVRFLDAPFPTWSHVVAAAVLVDTAVTTMFEALVASRHEALASRVRRALEEERAHLGYAESLVRRLAAIPGGAAALQARVDEALTEMLCWYGPTGEAGVEMLRSQGFLAAANDALRQAYLRRVAPLLLEVGVHLPVRWNLEEGSWEVPPLPWERWNATQRRLEA
- a CDS encoding aldehyde dehydrogenase family protein: MALLVINGEMVPARSGQQMPVLNPATEEVVDTVPRAGPEDVDAAVAAARRAFDTWAKTDPDERAHKIREGLARVRAHAPEVADLLVREQGKPLHEASGELTHFLHGMEFYADLASKQRGVYAPLPSALGRAYGLVIRRPVGICAAIVPWNFPLTLMGTKIGPALAAGNTVVIKPASTTPLATLRVIGLMNEVLPAGVLNVITGPGPLVGEALAGHPDVRRVAFTGQTTTGRRIMEVAGPSFKRVTLELGGSDPVIVCADADLDKAVRGVLIGRFWNCGQACLAAKRVYVFAEVYQAFLEKLLAGVARYEPGEGWVKAERPRIRLGPLHTAEQRQEIVEQLQDALGRGARVAYGGAVPEGRDKGYFFTPTVVTGAPHDSRVVQEETFGPLLPVFKVSGIDEAIRLANDSVYGLGSSIWTYNVRWIHRAAQEIEAGMTWVNQVHYGYDELPFGGVKASGIGREHGIEAMDYYVEGKSVVVGDLE
- a CDS encoding enoyl-CoA hydratase/isomerase family protein, with the protein product MAVEYTREGSVGFITLNRPPANSYEITFMEELERAIRAAAEDAGARAVVVRSALEKFFCAGADIKAFGENTPEQNMAMCRLAHRALARIAAVPKVFIAQIAGHALGGGLEIALACDLRFGADGTYSLGVPEATLGLLPGNGGTQRLPRLIGWSRALDLMITGRRISPGEAQALGILDRVFPPDRLDAETLAYAQALTEGSASAIGAIKLAVHQGRERPLDDGLRIERELLDGLFRSPDGQEGVRAFIERRKPQFAPIVEPADLQRG
- a CDS encoding ABC transporter substrate-binding protein; translation: MRTMIAAAAILTLLAATLGPAAAQPQPVRIAFLSSLSGPFAFWGVNARDGMKMAVAEVNAGGGVLGRPLELVERDDRNNPAEAITAFRSLVERDRIVAAGGVISSDVALAAAREAESLRVPLFLTMAGSHAILTRRTRFTFRTCLVAAPMYVQAIAGMVQREKYTRVGAIVADYAWGHSIREAFERYVAPLPGVRTQQEVAPVVTPDFTPYLRRLQPLNPQLLVAAGHPPGNPTIVRQMWELGMTAPVIGSVLPPELMVQRAGDAVYGRFQDYSCVDFQNPTWARLAARFHTEYKRYFDNSALSGYVIVKMVADAARRAKSTDPPVLADTIRKGRFIQAGHGWPLSYTEWGEMKEARPIIFVIERGEAPGGANPGAGWFQKWLFRPPAVEPYVPAE
- a CDS encoding ABC transporter ATP-binding protein; amino-acid sequence: MSPQSDGPFLECHRLTKMFGGMVAVAEVSLAVSPRSIVGLIGPNGAGKTTVLNLISGVLRPNAGTVRLRGRDITGLAPHAVARLGVGRVLQIPRLFPGMTVLENVTVGALFGDGSPRRSQAEARRQAQETLALVGLEDKQDQPVARLTLQEKKLVDLARALAARPQLILIDEVMSGLNPGEVEECVQLLRRVRDERHVAIIWVEHVMKAIMSAAERVFVLNYGRLIAAGTPDVIARDPAVIQAYLGVTEPAQRGGPSR
- a CDS encoding ABC transporter ATP-binding protein, whose protein sequence is MLSVEGLATAYDDIPILRDVSLKVRRGEAVGVIGPNGAGKTTLLRTIAGLVRPRAGSIAWEGLRLDELPAHVVARLGIVYVPAERELFPQMTVLEHLRLGTYPHPAGFKARVEFVYDLFPRLAERRHQRAGTLSGGEQQMLAIARGVMMQPQVLLLDEPSTGLAPLLVAELYHQLGRLRDAGLTVLLAEQQVPRALEFCERLYVLENGEVVLAGAPDDLLADSALKRAYLGVA
- a CDS encoding branched-chain amino acid ABC transporter permease gives rise to the protein MIAVLIDGMVQGLQLGLLGVGITLVYGLGGVLNLAHGQLAVTTGVAAALLIGAGLHPAPAAMLGVLGAGLLGVVMDRTLLRPAYRRRGEERLLLALILTLGFAFVVDGFLAYRYPSVALTLRLPAPAVVLAGVRIRTVSLAVAGLGLAAFVLLGLFLRSTLLGSAVRSIMQNETGAVLCGIDVDRARTIVVGLSALLAGLAGLAQGLFSHVGPEMGPEFTVLALIVAVVGGVRSLTGTFVAGLLLGLVNAFSSFYVGTYLTWILLLLAALLTLLVRPEGLLAYWT
- a CDS encoding branched-chain amino acid ABC transporter permease, encoding MIPVLVTGAVLALLPWVFGTGGYSLRITTLMLVMIIYTVAFNIIFGHTRQLFLCLGALAGLSAYLSVILVREARLAPAAGIALGTLGAGTLGALLSYVAARRGLGVIFAGIVTLVVSLIFQNLLLGLRRYTNGETGIVTQGLGVGLAGYPVVAYYALLALLVLALGVYRWLMDGRPGLAFGALSEDELTAELAGIDVTRYKVLAAAVGSGLIGLAGALFADFNGFISPSIFSLAHIDIVVLIALLLGGMRTLLGPVIGAAAFTLIDELVRPFGQATVLAYGVLLIVLFLAFRQGLVPFVRRLARVPVP
- a CDS encoding aldehyde dehydrogenase family protein; this encodes MAEMFIDGQSVSFAGLDRLAVTNPASGEVIDTVPRGGSSEVDAAVNAAATAFPAWRDLPAARRGELVAAAARAVLGRLDELAPLLVAEQGKPLREARLEIRRFVHTLEYYAGLAKNLRGGYVPNLDQGAYGMILKQPMGVVAAIVPWNFPVSLLGNKLGPALVAGNTVVAKPAETTPLATLRVAAIMHAAGVPSGVFNVVTGRGSEAGRALVEHPRVRKVAFTGSTPVGREILARAAADLKRVTLELGGSDPMIVCDDADLETAAGAASVGRFFNCGQACLAVKRLYVFERVADEFLRHLQARVGRLRLGPGDAEGVLIGPLHTAQGRETIEAQVADALAGGARVLLGARRPAGATFARGFFYEPTVLLEPAPDARVAREEVFGPVLPVWRVRDLDDAIRRANDSIYGLGSSIWTRDLDRASYAAERLEAGWTWINSPPKIYDELPHGGVKQSGIGKEHGSEALDYYMETKSVVVRRSS